AGGATCCCTGGAAAAGCCTGGACCACCACACCCCCCTCATCAAGACCACACTGGGGTTCATGGGCATCACCGACGTGACCTTCATCAAACAGCATGGATACACCCCCGAATCCCAGCAGGCCAACCTGCAGGAAGCCCGCAAGCACATCGAAACGCTCACCCGCACCGGAGAACCGACCGGGGTCTGAGGACGGGCAAAAGAAGAAGGCCGGGAATTGCCCCGGCCTCTTTTGGTTTGATCCTCAGGCAGGTTGCAAATGATTTGCAGCAAGAACAGCCAGGATCTCCTCTGTGGTTCCCACTTCTGCCAGACGGGGAAAAATCTGGGTCAGGCTGTGCTCGTGGGAAGGCAAATGCAAATCCGTGAGGGCATCCGAGGCGATGGTGACGTTGAAGGCCCGGTCATGGGCTTCACGGGCCGTGGATTCCACACCCACACTGGTGGAAATGCCCCCCAGCACAATCCCGGTGATCCCTCTGCGCCTGAGGTGGAGTTCCAGATCGGTGCCATAAAAAGCGCTCCAGTGGTGCTTGGTCACCACAATGTCGCTGTCCTGAAGCTGCAATTCCTCTGCAAAATCTGCAAAATCTGCAGGCAGGGTCATGGGGGGTCTGGGATGGTCTGCTCTGGGCTTCAGAGCATCTCCACCATCTGCAGCGAAAGTCACGTGAACCAGCACCACAGGAAGGCCTTGTTTTCTGAAAGCTGCAGCCAGTTCAGCAGCTTTTGATACGACAGCATCGGCAGGATGGGCGGTGGGGAGGCGAACAATGCCTTTTTGCAGGTCAATCAGGACCAGGGCGGTTCTGGAATCAAGTGCAGTGATGGTCATGGGATTCTCCTTTGCAAACCGATGGAGGCCTCCTCGATCTGCACACAGGTTACGCCAGATGCAACCCATAAATCCAATGGTGTTTTTTGAGATCAGGCATTAGAATAACCTATGGCCGATTTCAACTGGTATCGGAATTTTCTGGCGGTCTACCGCATGGGCAGTGTTTCCGGGGCAGCCCGTGCCCGAAACGTCACACAACCCACCCTCAGCCAGCAACTTGCTGCTCTGGAAGCCAGTCTGGGAGAAGCCCTGTTCGTGCGCACCGCCAGAGGCATGGAACCCACGGAAAGGGGCAAGGCCCTGTATGCAGAGGTGGCAGATGCCATAGACCGTCTGGAACAGGTGAACCGCAGCAGAAAAACCAATGTTTCTCTGGAATTGCCGCTGCTCAGGCTCGGAACCACCCCGGAGTTCTTTCAGGTGTACCTGCTGCCCCACCTGAAAACCCTGAACCTGCGCATGCACGTGAAATTCGCAGATCCAAAAACCCTGCATGAAGAGCTGGAAACCGGAAATCTGGATCTGGTGGTTTCCACCCGCAGGCCCACGGGCCGGGTGCTGGAAGGGCAGATCCTCTCCAGAAAACACATTGTGCTGGTTGCGCCTGCCAGCTTTCCCCTGCCAGAACACGAGGCGCTGGAAACCTGGTTGCCTGCTCAGCACTGGGTGGCACACAACACCGACATCTTGCTGATCAGAAAATTCTGGAAGGATTTTTACAGCAGCAGGCTGGACATTCAGCCCCTGCTGGTGGTCCCGGACCTCAGAATGGTGCTCTCTGCTGTGGAACAGGGCCTGGGTCTGGCCGTGCTGCCCGAATTCCTCTGCCTGGAAGCCCTGCAGACAGGCCGCGTGCAGCGGGTGCTGGGACCCATCGAACTGTACTCCCGAGAGCAATGGATCATGGCGTACCGCGAAGCAGACAGGCAGAAAGACACCCTCAGGCAGGTGATGGATTGCCTGACCACCGTGCTGGAAGCTGCCGGAGATTGAGAGACCAATTGAAACTTAAACGTGCAGAGGTCTGGAATGTTCTGCCAGATGCTCCTGCACCAGCTTCAAATCTGCAAACTGCTGGCTGAGCAGTTGCACATGCAACCTCTGGGCCTGGGTCCAGGCAAAATCGGCCTGGGTCTGGGTGATGTGGCCCTCCTTCAGGGCTTCTTCCAGTTCATCTCCATCCATGATCTCTGCAGCTTTGACCTGCCAGCCATCTGGCACAGCCACAATGTCCAGATAGAGGTCCAGACCGTAGGGAATGCCATCTTCATCCCTTTCATTGCTCTGGTTGATGTCCAGATAGAACTGCACCGGACAGTCGTGGGGATCAAGCTGCACGGTCAGGGCGTGGTGGGCACCGGTTGGAGCAAAGTGAATCCAGCGGTAATGCGAATCCAGAATTTTGACCTGCTGCCCTGCACAGGTGGGCACCCACAGCGGATGGCTGACCAGTCCTGCAATGTAATCCACCAGAATGCCTTCGGGCAGGATGTAAATGTGCTGTTCATCGGTCAAGGTGCGGTGCCAGCCCAGATGATCAAATCGTTTCTTTTTCATCGGGAACACCATACTACATTTGACCGATTTTGCCACTTGGTTTAAACCCGTACGGGCAAACGTTCCAGACCCCGAATCACAAAAGTGGGACGCCACCTGAGCTGTTCAGGTCTGGCCTT
This portion of the Deinococcus roseus genome encodes:
- a CDS encoding hydrolase, coding for MTITALDSRTALVLIDLQKGIVRLPTAHPADAVVSKAAELAAAFRKQGLPVVLVHVTFAADGGDALKPRADHPRPPMTLPADFADFAEELQLQDSDIVVTKHHWSAFYGTDLELHLRRRGITGIVLGGISTSVGVESTAREAHDRAFNVTIASDALTDLHLPSHEHSLTQIFPRLAEVGTTEEILAVLAANHLQPA
- a CDS encoding LysR family transcriptional regulator: MADFNWYRNFLAVYRMGSVSGAARARNVTQPTLSQQLAALEASLGEALFVRTARGMEPTERGKALYAEVADAIDRLEQVNRSRKTNVSLELPLLRLGTTPEFFQVYLLPHLKTLNLRMHVKFADPKTLHEELETGNLDLVVSTRRPTGRVLEGQILSRKHIVLVAPASFPLPEHEALETWLPAQHWVAHNTDILLIRKFWKDFYSSRLDIQPLLVVPDLRMVLSAVEQGLGLAVLPEFLCLEALQTGRVQRVLGPIELYSREQWIMAYREADRQKDTLRQVMDCLTTVLEAAGD
- a CDS encoding DUF402 domain-containing protein, which produces MKKKRFDHLGWHRTLTDEQHIYILPEGILVDYIAGLVSHPLWVPTCAGQQVKILDSHYRWIHFAPTGAHHALTVQLDPHDCPVQFYLDINQSNERDEDGIPYGLDLYLDIVAVPDGWQVKAAEIMDGDELEEALKEGHITQTQADFAWTQAQRLHVQLLSQQFADLKLVQEHLAEHSRPLHV